The proteins below are encoded in one region of Puntigrus tetrazona isolate hp1 chromosome 5, ASM1883169v1, whole genome shotgun sequence:
- the pip5kl1 gene encoding phosphatidylinositol 4-phosphate 5-kinase-like protein 1 isoform X1 — MNRTEMEMSGPGVSRRGHTVKRRRWGRLRQQWKLLGLFEIDQQHEFYSLTCMMKEGLCAAVQNTIDNPLPDELSEDDYTLEVTQIHKDFRMETYAGPVFASLRRSLGMTEKEYQQSLSSEGSYLQFISNSKSKADFFLTNDKRFFLKTQSKREVRFLLSNLRIYMEHLEKYPHSLLVKFLGVHRIKVAHHSMKYFIVMQSVFYPDDRITARYDIKGCEVSRWTDPAPEGSQIIVVLKDLNFEGQFIQLDQQRPWLLRQVEIDTAFLQTLNVLDYSLLLAHQPLHQDELSQSLSFATLIMRAKKSFSFFSKRPLAGRSVNAASSPTHATSPTVPGVVAEEDSTLLSSELNTTQCHVTEMHSGDGATDIASPEEDKIGRQSRAGTESADLQTFQAQNRRLLPNFRNPLHVIDGPEQRYFIGIIDIFTVYGFKKRLEHLWKRLRHPRQTFSTVSPPAYCHRLCQWVQDHTK; from the exons ATGAACCGCACTGAG ATGGAGATGTCAGGGCCGGGTGTGAGCCGACGCGGTCACACGGTGAAGAGGAGACGGTGGGGAAGACTGAGGCAGCAATGGAAACTGCTGGGTCTGTTTGAGATCGACCAGCAGCACGAGTTCTACAGTCTCACCTGCATGATGAAGGAAGGGCTGTGTGCCGCTGTGCAGAACACCATTGACAACCCTTTACCG gaTGAGCTGTCTGAGGATGACTACACTCTTGAAGTTACTCAAATCCATAAG GACTTCAGGATGGAGACGTACGCTGGGCCGGTGTTTGCCAGTCTGAGGCGCTCCCTGGGGATGACAGAGAAGGAATATCAGCAGTCCCTCTCTTCTGAAGGCAGCTACCTGCAATTCATCAGCAATTCCAAGAGCAAGGCAGACTTCTTCCTAAC AAATGACAAGCGGTTCTTTTTAAAGACGCAGAGTAAAAGAGAAGTGCGATTTCTCTTGTCTAACTTGAGAATCTACATGGAACATCTGGAGAAGTACCCACACTCTCTGCTCGTCAAATTTTTAG GTGTTCACAGGATCAAAGTAGCACACCATAGCATG AAGTACTTTATTGTGATGCAAAGTGTCTTTTACCCCGATGACAGAATCACAGCGAG GTATGATATAAAGGGCTGTGAGGTGAGCCGTTGGACGGACCCGGCCCCTGAAGGCAGCCAGATCATTGTTGTTTTGAAGGATCTTAATTTTGAAGGACAGTTCATTCAGTTAG ATCAGCAACGTCCTTGGCTCCTGCGTCAGGTGGAGATTGATACTGCCTTTCTTCAGACTCTCAATGTGTTGGACTACAGCCTCCTGCTGGCCCATCAGCCCCTGCACCAGGATGAACTCAGCCAGAGTCTCTCTTTCGCAACGCTCATCATGCGTGCCAAAAA atccttctctttcttctccaaACGGCCATTGGCAGGCAG GTCAGTAAATGCAGCATCCAGTCCAACACATGCCACTTCACCAACTGTTCCCGGGGTAGTGGCAGAAGAAGACTCCACGCTCCTCTCCTCAGAATTAAATACAACGCAATGCCACGTAACAGAAATGCACAGCGGCGATGGTGCAACGGACATCGCGAGTCCTGAGGAAGACAAAATTGGTCGACAAAGTAGAGCGGGAACAGAGTCGGCCGATCTGCAAACGTTCCAGGCCCAGAACCGGAGACTGCTTCCTAACTTCAGAAACCCGCTTCATGTCATTGATGGACCAGAGCAGCGTTACTTCATCGGGATAATTGACATCTTCACTGTTTACGGTTTCAAAAAGAGGCTTGAGCATCTGTGGAAAAGACTGAGACACCCACGACAAACATTCTCCACCGTCAGTCCTCCAGCTTACTGTCACAGGCTCTGCCAGTGGGTTCAGGACCATACCAAATAA
- the pip5kl1 gene encoding phosphatidylinositol 4-phosphate 5-kinase-like protein 1 isoform X2, whose translation MNRTEMEMSGPGVSRRGHTVKRRRWGRLRQQWKLLGLFEIDQQHEFYSLTCMMKEGLCAAVQNTIDNPLPDELSEDDYTLEVTQIHKDFRMETYAGPVFASLRRSLGMTEKEYQQSLSSEGSYLQFISNSKSKADFFLTNDKRFFLKTQSKREVRFLLSNLRIYMEHLEKYPHSLLVKFLGVHRIKVAHHSMKYFIVMQSVFYPDDRITARYDIKGCEVSRWTDPAPEGSQIIVVLKDLNFEGQFIQLDQQRPWLLRQVEIDTAFLQTLNVLDYSLLLAHQPLHQDELSQSLSFATLIMRAKKSVNAASSPTHATSPTVPGVVAEEDSTLLSSELNTTQCHVTEMHSGDGATDIASPEEDKIGRQSRAGTESADLQTFQAQNRRLLPNFRNPLHVIDGPEQRYFIGIIDIFTVYGFKKRLEHLWKRLRHPRQTFSTVSPPAYCHRLCQWVQDHTK comes from the exons ATGAACCGCACTGAG ATGGAGATGTCAGGGCCGGGTGTGAGCCGACGCGGTCACACGGTGAAGAGGAGACGGTGGGGAAGACTGAGGCAGCAATGGAAACTGCTGGGTCTGTTTGAGATCGACCAGCAGCACGAGTTCTACAGTCTCACCTGCATGATGAAGGAAGGGCTGTGTGCCGCTGTGCAGAACACCATTGACAACCCTTTACCG gaTGAGCTGTCTGAGGATGACTACACTCTTGAAGTTACTCAAATCCATAAG GACTTCAGGATGGAGACGTACGCTGGGCCGGTGTTTGCCAGTCTGAGGCGCTCCCTGGGGATGACAGAGAAGGAATATCAGCAGTCCCTCTCTTCTGAAGGCAGCTACCTGCAATTCATCAGCAATTCCAAGAGCAAGGCAGACTTCTTCCTAAC AAATGACAAGCGGTTCTTTTTAAAGACGCAGAGTAAAAGAGAAGTGCGATTTCTCTTGTCTAACTTGAGAATCTACATGGAACATCTGGAGAAGTACCCACACTCTCTGCTCGTCAAATTTTTAG GTGTTCACAGGATCAAAGTAGCACACCATAGCATG AAGTACTTTATTGTGATGCAAAGTGTCTTTTACCCCGATGACAGAATCACAGCGAG GTATGATATAAAGGGCTGTGAGGTGAGCCGTTGGACGGACCCGGCCCCTGAAGGCAGCCAGATCATTGTTGTTTTGAAGGATCTTAATTTTGAAGGACAGTTCATTCAGTTAG ATCAGCAACGTCCTTGGCTCCTGCGTCAGGTGGAGATTGATACTGCCTTTCTTCAGACTCTCAATGTGTTGGACTACAGCCTCCTGCTGGCCCATCAGCCCCTGCACCAGGATGAACTCAGCCAGAGTCTCTCTTTCGCAACGCTCATCATGCGTGCCAAAAA GTCAGTAAATGCAGCATCCAGTCCAACACATGCCACTTCACCAACTGTTCCCGGGGTAGTGGCAGAAGAAGACTCCACGCTCCTCTCCTCAGAATTAAATACAACGCAATGCCACGTAACAGAAATGCACAGCGGCGATGGTGCAACGGACATCGCGAGTCCTGAGGAAGACAAAATTGGTCGACAAAGTAGAGCGGGAACAGAGTCGGCCGATCTGCAAACGTTCCAGGCCCAGAACCGGAGACTGCTTCCTAACTTCAGAAACCCGCTTCATGTCATTGATGGACCAGAGCAGCGTTACTTCATCGGGATAATTGACATCTTCACTGTTTACGGTTTCAAAAAGAGGCTTGAGCATCTGTGGAAAAGACTGAGACACCCACGACAAACATTCTCCACCGTCAGTCCTCCAGCTTACTGTCACAGGCTCTGCCAGTGGGTTCAGGACCATACCAAATAA
- the dpm2 gene encoding dolichol phosphate-mannose biosynthesis regulatory protein, giving the protein MATGADQAVGFGLVGFSLLLFTYYTVWVIVLPFVDSDHVIHSYFLPREYSVILPGVAALILLLFVGTFIGVITWKNRKPKKVD; this is encoded by the exons ATG gcaacAGGAGCAGATCAAGCTGTTGGTTTTGGACTTGTTGGTTTTAGTCTGTTGCTGTTTACGTATTACACAGTTTGGGTCATAGTCTTg CCTTTTGTAGACAGCGACCATGTAATCCACAGCTATTTTCTTCCACGGGAATATTCGGTCATACTTCCTGGAGTCGCAGCCTTAATCCTCTTACTTTTTGTTG gtacCTTCATAGGGGTGATAACATGGAAGAATCGAAAACCAAAGAAAGTCGATTAA